Proteins encoded together in one Ipomoea triloba cultivar NCNSP0323 chromosome 4, ASM357664v1 window:
- the LOC116015730 gene encoding uncharacterized protein LOC116015730, with translation MATTTTDEGVAGLSERWADMVLEDEDLAFEPVGADAEELVGGLQETWSVVGRFLTKKFVKLEYMRQVMASVWKPVRGVTITELQPNLFLFVFFHITDMQYVLEEGPWSFENSTLICRQVKDGVLPGDVALDSVDMWVQIHDLPMGYTSDVILEQIGNFLGAFVKGDDRFAGAPWLNFYRTRVFMLVSKPLKRRMKLLKRDRTWSWVSFKYERLHSFCFYCGMMGHSYKFCLKAREATIPVDQFPFSAALRAGGSRGPKMVGDSWLVPVGAAPRSGGGSEAAAGVDGSAVTAPVTVQRQESAEVVVAVTKRRREGGFSGSRRSSSGSGSDVTMHEVSKNLYVAGSGSQTRPSS, from the coding sequence ATGGCGACGACGACAACGGACGAGGGTGTAGCGGGGCTCTCCGAGCGTTGGGCAGATATGGTTTTGGAGGACGAGGATTTGGCTTTTGAGCCGGTAGGAGCCGATGCCGAGGAGCTTGTCGGAGGGTTGCAAGAGACTTGGTCAGTTGTTGGACGGTTCTTAACTAAGAAGTTTGTTAAGCTTGAATATATGAGGCAAGTTATGGCGTCGGTGTGGAAACCGGTCAGGGGAGTCACGATCACTGAGCTGCAACCAAACCTTTTTCTGTTCGTTTTCTTCCATATCACGGACATGCAGTATGTGTTGGAGGAGGGCCCCTGGTCGTTCGAAAACTCTACTCTTATCTGTCGACAGGTTAAGGATGGCGTCCTTCCCGGGGATGTGGCTCTTGACTCGGTTGACATGTGGGTTCAGATTCATGACTTACCCATGGGTTACACGTCCGATGTGATTTTGGAGCAGATTGGAAATTTTCTTGGTGCATTTGTTAAAGGGGATGACCGTTTTGCTGGAGCTCCGTGGCTTAATTTTTACCGCACTAGGGTTTTTATGCTGGTGAGCAAACCTTTAAAACGGCGTATGAAGCTTCTTAAACGTGACCGGACTTGGAGTTGGGTGTCGTTTAAGTACGAACGACTCCATAGTTTTTGCTTTTATTGCGGCATGATGGGGCACTCATATAAATTTTGTCTCAAGGCGCGAGAGGCGACGATCCCGGTCGATCAGTTTCCATTCAGTGCTGCATTGCGAGCTGGTGGTAGCCGAGGTCCTAAGATGGTGGGGGATAGTTGGCTCGTGCCGGTTGGGGCTGCTCCGCGGTCGGGTGGAGGCTCGGAGGCCGCTGCTGGTGTTGATGGCAGCGCTGTGACCGCTCCGGTTACGGTACAGCGACAGGAGAGTGCGGAGGTGGTTGTTGCTGTCACTAAACGCCGTCGGGAGGGCGGTTTTAGTGGTTCTCGGAGGTCGAGTAGCGGGAGTGGTAGTGACGTTACCATGCACGAGGTGTCAAAAAACTTGTATGTGGCGGGTTCTGGTTCCCAGACCCGCCCGTCATCATGA
- the LOC116016448 gene encoding pentatricopeptide repeat-containing protein At2g36980, mitochondrial isoform X2, with translation MYTYVYINKIIYTKKNYDATPNVCCNLFNRPRIQQILMQSHLVNITSKIKALARSGQIEYARKVFDEMVLRDVVAWNSMLSSYSQLGLHQEALSLFQSLRTGVVRPDHFTFTSTLSACASSCELKYGHKIHALVIVSGYNAYLSVNNSLIDMYGKCFSHFDANKVFEEMEVTNEVSWCSLLFAYVNVNKLDVAANFFNAMPKKGVIAFNTMIAGHARQGEAKLSVGLFKDMLDELCTPDQWTLSALMNACAESRQKFLGFMLHGYILKSGWSSASEANNSILSFYASVNCHNDVLKMVHSIDVLNQVSWNAIIDAHMKVGNIDEAFTVFAQSPEKNLVSWTSMIAGFARNGHGEHAIYFFVDMTRNDIKPDEFTFGAVLHACSTLAVLGHGKMIHACGFKSGLFTHTYVGNGLVNMYAKCGEIRDSQAAFCDIYLKDLISWNTMLFSYGLHGWSKQVVQLLEEMLTCGVNPDKVTFIGLFMSCSHSGLVDNARALFESMSSVYGISPGIDHVTCLVDILGRSGHIEEARKIASEYFGKQNTMLLQEVLFGACSAQNNIELGKELGKLFKSLDPQNEMSYILLSNLYCASGQWKEAEMVRQAMVSEGVKKMPGFSWIEVDNQMTIFAAGREPNPWMGKLDEMISILDSEMRFPHYFSRLDGIT, from the coding sequence TTCAACCGCCCAAGAATCCAACAAATTCTCATGCAGTCACATTTGGTCAATATTACTTCAAAAATCAAAGCACTTGCCAGGTCTGGCCAGATCGAATACGCTCGGAAGGTATTTGATGAAATGGTGCTGAGAGATGTAGTAGCTTGGAACTCAATGCTCAGCAGCTATTCCCAATTGGGTCTCCACCAAGAAGCTCTCTCTTTGTTCCAGAGCTTGAGGACCGGTGTTGTTAGGCCAGATCACTTCACATTTACATCAACCCTTAGTGCATGTGCATCCTCATGTGAGCTTAAATACGGGCATAAAATCCATGCACTTGTGATTGTTTCAGGTTATAACGCATATTTGTCAGTGAATAATTCACTAATTGATATGTATGGAAAATGTTTCAGCCATTTTGATGCAAACAAAGTGTTTGAAGAGATGGAAGTCACGAATGAAGTGTCATGGTGTTCATTATTGTTTGCATATGTTAATGTGAATAAGTTAGATGTAGCAGCCAATTTCTTCAATGCAATGCCAAAGAAAGGGGTGATTGCATTTAATACTATGATTGCTGGACATGCTAGACAGGGTGAAGCTAAGTTGTCAGTGGGCTTGTTTAAGGATATGTTGGATGAGCTATGCACTCCAGACCAATGGACTTTGAGTGCTCTCATGAATGCTTGTGCTGAATCAAGACAAAAATTTCTCGGTTTTATGCTACATGGTTATATTCTGAAAAGTGGTTGGAGTTCTGCAAGTGAGGCAAACAATTCTATTCTTAGTTTCTATGCTAGTGTGAATTGCCATAATGATGTTCTGAAGATGGTTCACAGCATTGATGTTCTCAACCAAGTGTCTTGGAATGCTATAATTGATGCTCACATGAAAGTAGGCAACATAGATGAAGCATTTACTGTATTCGCCCAGTCACCTGAGAAGAATCTTGTTTCATGGACATCTATGATTGCAGGATTTGCTAGAAATGGCCATGGAGAACATGCAATATATTTCTTTGTAGATATGACAAGAAATGATATCAAGCCAGATGAGTTTACATTTGGAGCTGTCTTGCATGCTTGTTCTACCTTAGCTGTGCTAGGTCATGGTAAAATGATCCATGCTTGTGGATTTAAGAGTGGCTTATTTACCCATACATATGTTGGAAATGGCTTGGTTAATATGTATGCTAAATGTGGGGAGATAAGAGATTCACAAGCTGCATTTTGTGACATTTATTTGAAGGATTTGATCTCATGGAACACCATGTTGTTTTCATATGGGCTACATGGATGGTCAAAGCAAGTTGTTCAGCTTCTTGAGGAAATGCTGACATGTGGGGTAAATCCAGATAAAGTAACATTTATAGGATTGTTTATGAGTTGTAGCCACTCAGGGCTTGTAGATAATGCTAGGGCTCTGTTTGAGTCAATGAGTAGTGTTTACGGAATTTCACCAGGAATTGATCATGTGACTTGCCTGGTTGACATATTAGGTCGCAGTGGCCATATTGAAGAAGCAAGAAAGATTGCTAGTGAGTactttggaaaacaaaatacaatgCTACTACAAGAAGTCCTATTTGGAGCTTGTTCTGCTCAAAACAACATAGAATTGGGAAAAGAATTaggaaaactttttaaaagtttagatcCCCAGAATGAGATGAGCTATATCTTGTTGTCAAACCTCTATTGTGCAAGTGGGCAGTGGAAAGAAGCAGAGATGGTCAGGCAAGCAATGGTGAGTGAAGGGGTTAAAAAGATGCCTGGTTTTAGTTGGATTGAAGTGGATAATCAAATGACAATTTTTGCAGCAGGAAGAGAGCCAAATCCATGGATGGGAAAATTGGATGAGATGATTTCCATTCTTGATTCTGAGATGAGATTCCCACATTATTTTTCTCGTTTGGATGGAATTACCTAA
- the LOC116016448 gene encoding pentatricopeptide repeat-containing protein At2g36980, mitochondrial isoform X1: MRLGRLINQAFQTRCAVTKKPKKLRSVTKCPGCRARAAAALCRRAGNHHREPDADRRPKQFNRPRIQQILMQSHLVNITSKIKALARSGQIEYARKVFDEMVLRDVVAWNSMLSSYSQLGLHQEALSLFQSLRTGVVRPDHFTFTSTLSACASSCELKYGHKIHALVIVSGYNAYLSVNNSLIDMYGKCFSHFDANKVFEEMEVTNEVSWCSLLFAYVNVNKLDVAANFFNAMPKKGVIAFNTMIAGHARQGEAKLSVGLFKDMLDELCTPDQWTLSALMNACAESRQKFLGFMLHGYILKSGWSSASEANNSILSFYASVNCHNDVLKMVHSIDVLNQVSWNAIIDAHMKVGNIDEAFTVFAQSPEKNLVSWTSMIAGFARNGHGEHAIYFFVDMTRNDIKPDEFTFGAVLHACSTLAVLGHGKMIHACGFKSGLFTHTYVGNGLVNMYAKCGEIRDSQAAFCDIYLKDLISWNTMLFSYGLHGWSKQVVQLLEEMLTCGVNPDKVTFIGLFMSCSHSGLVDNARALFESMSSVYGISPGIDHVTCLVDILGRSGHIEEARKIASEYFGKQNTMLLQEVLFGACSAQNNIELGKELGKLFKSLDPQNEMSYILLSNLYCASGQWKEAEMVRQAMVSEGVKKMPGFSWIEVDNQMTIFAAGREPNPWMGKLDEMISILDSEMRFPHYFSRLDGIT; encoded by the coding sequence TTCAACCGCCCAAGAATCCAACAAATTCTCATGCAGTCACATTTGGTCAATATTACTTCAAAAATCAAAGCACTTGCCAGGTCTGGCCAGATCGAATACGCTCGGAAGGTATTTGATGAAATGGTGCTGAGAGATGTAGTAGCTTGGAACTCAATGCTCAGCAGCTATTCCCAATTGGGTCTCCACCAAGAAGCTCTCTCTTTGTTCCAGAGCTTGAGGACCGGTGTTGTTAGGCCAGATCACTTCACATTTACATCAACCCTTAGTGCATGTGCATCCTCATGTGAGCTTAAATACGGGCATAAAATCCATGCACTTGTGATTGTTTCAGGTTATAACGCATATTTGTCAGTGAATAATTCACTAATTGATATGTATGGAAAATGTTTCAGCCATTTTGATGCAAACAAAGTGTTTGAAGAGATGGAAGTCACGAATGAAGTGTCATGGTGTTCATTATTGTTTGCATATGTTAATGTGAATAAGTTAGATGTAGCAGCCAATTTCTTCAATGCAATGCCAAAGAAAGGGGTGATTGCATTTAATACTATGATTGCTGGACATGCTAGACAGGGTGAAGCTAAGTTGTCAGTGGGCTTGTTTAAGGATATGTTGGATGAGCTATGCACTCCAGACCAATGGACTTTGAGTGCTCTCATGAATGCTTGTGCTGAATCAAGACAAAAATTTCTCGGTTTTATGCTACATGGTTATATTCTGAAAAGTGGTTGGAGTTCTGCAAGTGAGGCAAACAATTCTATTCTTAGTTTCTATGCTAGTGTGAATTGCCATAATGATGTTCTGAAGATGGTTCACAGCATTGATGTTCTCAACCAAGTGTCTTGGAATGCTATAATTGATGCTCACATGAAAGTAGGCAACATAGATGAAGCATTTACTGTATTCGCCCAGTCACCTGAGAAGAATCTTGTTTCATGGACATCTATGATTGCAGGATTTGCTAGAAATGGCCATGGAGAACATGCAATATATTTCTTTGTAGATATGACAAGAAATGATATCAAGCCAGATGAGTTTACATTTGGAGCTGTCTTGCATGCTTGTTCTACCTTAGCTGTGCTAGGTCATGGTAAAATGATCCATGCTTGTGGATTTAAGAGTGGCTTATTTACCCATACATATGTTGGAAATGGCTTGGTTAATATGTATGCTAAATGTGGGGAGATAAGAGATTCACAAGCTGCATTTTGTGACATTTATTTGAAGGATTTGATCTCATGGAACACCATGTTGTTTTCATATGGGCTACATGGATGGTCAAAGCAAGTTGTTCAGCTTCTTGAGGAAATGCTGACATGTGGGGTAAATCCAGATAAAGTAACATTTATAGGATTGTTTATGAGTTGTAGCCACTCAGGGCTTGTAGATAATGCTAGGGCTCTGTTTGAGTCAATGAGTAGTGTTTACGGAATTTCACCAGGAATTGATCATGTGACTTGCCTGGTTGACATATTAGGTCGCAGTGGCCATATTGAAGAAGCAAGAAAGATTGCTAGTGAGTactttggaaaacaaaatacaatgCTACTACAAGAAGTCCTATTTGGAGCTTGTTCTGCTCAAAACAACATAGAATTGGGAAAAGAATTaggaaaactttttaaaagtttagatcCCCAGAATGAGATGAGCTATATCTTGTTGTCAAACCTCTATTGTGCAAGTGGGCAGTGGAAAGAAGCAGAGATGGTCAGGCAAGCAATGGTGAGTGAAGGGGTTAAAAAGATGCCTGGTTTTAGTTGGATTGAAGTGGATAATCAAATGACAATTTTTGCAGCAGGAAGAGAGCCAAATCCATGGATGGGAAAATTGGATGAGATGATTTCCATTCTTGATTCTGAGATGAGATTCCCACATTATTTTTCTCGTTTGGATGGAATTACCTAA
- the LOC116016448 gene encoding pentatricopeptide repeat-containing protein At2g36980, mitochondrial isoform X4: MEVTNEVSWCSLLFAYVNVNKLDVAANFFNAMPKKGVIAFNTMIAGHARQGEAKLSVGLFKDMLDELCTPDQWTLSALMNACAESRQKFLGFMLHGYILKSGWSSASEANNSILSFYASVNCHNDVLKMVHSIDVLNQVSWNAIIDAHMKVGNIDEAFTVFAQSPEKNLVSWTSMIAGFARNGHGEHAIYFFVDMTRNDIKPDEFTFGAVLHACSTLAVLGHGKMIHACGFKSGLFTHTYVGNGLVNMYAKCGEIRDSQAAFCDIYLKDLISWNTMLFSYGLHGWSKQVVQLLEEMLTCGVNPDKVTFIGLFMSCSHSGLVDNARALFESMSSVYGISPGIDHVTCLVDILGRSGHIEEARKIASEYFGKQNTMLLQEVLFGACSAQNNIELGKELGKLFKSLDPQNEMSYILLSNLYCASGQWKEAEMVRQAMVSEGVKKMPGFSWIEVDNQMTIFAAGREPNPWMGKLDEMISILDSEMRFPHYFSRLDGIT; encoded by the coding sequence ATGGAAGTCACGAATGAAGTGTCATGGTGTTCATTATTGTTTGCATATGTTAATGTGAATAAGTTAGATGTAGCAGCCAATTTCTTCAATGCAATGCCAAAGAAAGGGGTGATTGCATTTAATACTATGATTGCTGGACATGCTAGACAGGGTGAAGCTAAGTTGTCAGTGGGCTTGTTTAAGGATATGTTGGATGAGCTATGCACTCCAGACCAATGGACTTTGAGTGCTCTCATGAATGCTTGTGCTGAATCAAGACAAAAATTTCTCGGTTTTATGCTACATGGTTATATTCTGAAAAGTGGTTGGAGTTCTGCAAGTGAGGCAAACAATTCTATTCTTAGTTTCTATGCTAGTGTGAATTGCCATAATGATGTTCTGAAGATGGTTCACAGCATTGATGTTCTCAACCAAGTGTCTTGGAATGCTATAATTGATGCTCACATGAAAGTAGGCAACATAGATGAAGCATTTACTGTATTCGCCCAGTCACCTGAGAAGAATCTTGTTTCATGGACATCTATGATTGCAGGATTTGCTAGAAATGGCCATGGAGAACATGCAATATATTTCTTTGTAGATATGACAAGAAATGATATCAAGCCAGATGAGTTTACATTTGGAGCTGTCTTGCATGCTTGTTCTACCTTAGCTGTGCTAGGTCATGGTAAAATGATCCATGCTTGTGGATTTAAGAGTGGCTTATTTACCCATACATATGTTGGAAATGGCTTGGTTAATATGTATGCTAAATGTGGGGAGATAAGAGATTCACAAGCTGCATTTTGTGACATTTATTTGAAGGATTTGATCTCATGGAACACCATGTTGTTTTCATATGGGCTACATGGATGGTCAAAGCAAGTTGTTCAGCTTCTTGAGGAAATGCTGACATGTGGGGTAAATCCAGATAAAGTAACATTTATAGGATTGTTTATGAGTTGTAGCCACTCAGGGCTTGTAGATAATGCTAGGGCTCTGTTTGAGTCAATGAGTAGTGTTTACGGAATTTCACCAGGAATTGATCATGTGACTTGCCTGGTTGACATATTAGGTCGCAGTGGCCATATTGAAGAAGCAAGAAAGATTGCTAGTGAGTactttggaaaacaaaatacaatgCTACTACAAGAAGTCCTATTTGGAGCTTGTTCTGCTCAAAACAACATAGAATTGGGAAAAGAATTaggaaaactttttaaaagtttagatcCCCAGAATGAGATGAGCTATATCTTGTTGTCAAACCTCTATTGTGCAAGTGGGCAGTGGAAAGAAGCAGAGATGGTCAGGCAAGCAATGGTGAGTGAAGGGGTTAAAAAGATGCCTGGTTTTAGTTGGATTGAAGTGGATAATCAAATGACAATTTTTGCAGCAGGAAGAGAGCCAAATCCATGGATGGGAAAATTGGATGAGATGATTTCCATTCTTGATTCTGAGATGAGATTCCCACATTATTTTTCTCGTTTGGATGGAATTACCTAA
- the LOC116016448 gene encoding pentatricopeptide repeat-containing protein At2g36980, mitochondrial isoform X3, giving the protein MCILIHFDANKVFEEMEVTNEVSWCSLLFAYVNVNKLDVAANFFNAMPKKGVIAFNTMIAGHARQGEAKLSVGLFKDMLDELCTPDQWTLSALMNACAESRQKFLGFMLHGYILKSGWSSASEANNSILSFYASVNCHNDVLKMVHSIDVLNQVSWNAIIDAHMKVGNIDEAFTVFAQSPEKNLVSWTSMIAGFARNGHGEHAIYFFVDMTRNDIKPDEFTFGAVLHACSTLAVLGHGKMIHACGFKSGLFTHTYVGNGLVNMYAKCGEIRDSQAAFCDIYLKDLISWNTMLFSYGLHGWSKQVVQLLEEMLTCGVNPDKVTFIGLFMSCSHSGLVDNARALFESMSSVYGISPGIDHVTCLVDILGRSGHIEEARKIASEYFGKQNTMLLQEVLFGACSAQNNIELGKELGKLFKSLDPQNEMSYILLSNLYCASGQWKEAEMVRQAMVSEGVKKMPGFSWIEVDNQMTIFAAGREPNPWMGKLDEMISILDSEMRFPHYFSRLDGIT; this is encoded by the exons ATGTGCATCCTCAT CCATTTTGATGCAAACAAAGTGTTTGAAGAGATGGAAGTCACGAATGAAGTGTCATGGTGTTCATTATTGTTTGCATATGTTAATGTGAATAAGTTAGATGTAGCAGCCAATTTCTTCAATGCAATGCCAAAGAAAGGGGTGATTGCATTTAATACTATGATTGCTGGACATGCTAGACAGGGTGAAGCTAAGTTGTCAGTGGGCTTGTTTAAGGATATGTTGGATGAGCTATGCACTCCAGACCAATGGACTTTGAGTGCTCTCATGAATGCTTGTGCTGAATCAAGACAAAAATTTCTCGGTTTTATGCTACATGGTTATATTCTGAAAAGTGGTTGGAGTTCTGCAAGTGAGGCAAACAATTCTATTCTTAGTTTCTATGCTAGTGTGAATTGCCATAATGATGTTCTGAAGATGGTTCACAGCATTGATGTTCTCAACCAAGTGTCTTGGAATGCTATAATTGATGCTCACATGAAAGTAGGCAACATAGATGAAGCATTTACTGTATTCGCCCAGTCACCTGAGAAGAATCTTGTTTCATGGACATCTATGATTGCAGGATTTGCTAGAAATGGCCATGGAGAACATGCAATATATTTCTTTGTAGATATGACAAGAAATGATATCAAGCCAGATGAGTTTACATTTGGAGCTGTCTTGCATGCTTGTTCTACCTTAGCTGTGCTAGGTCATGGTAAAATGATCCATGCTTGTGGATTTAAGAGTGGCTTATTTACCCATACATATGTTGGAAATGGCTTGGTTAATATGTATGCTAAATGTGGGGAGATAAGAGATTCACAAGCTGCATTTTGTGACATTTATTTGAAGGATTTGATCTCATGGAACACCATGTTGTTTTCATATGGGCTACATGGATGGTCAAAGCAAGTTGTTCAGCTTCTTGAGGAAATGCTGACATGTGGGGTAAATCCAGATAAAGTAACATTTATAGGATTGTTTATGAGTTGTAGCCACTCAGGGCTTGTAGATAATGCTAGGGCTCTGTTTGAGTCAATGAGTAGTGTTTACGGAATTTCACCAGGAATTGATCATGTGACTTGCCTGGTTGACATATTAGGTCGCAGTGGCCATATTGAAGAAGCAAGAAAGATTGCTAGTGAGTactttggaaaacaaaatacaatgCTACTACAAGAAGTCCTATTTGGAGCTTGTTCTGCTCAAAACAACATAGAATTGGGAAAAGAATTaggaaaactttttaaaagtttagatcCCCAGAATGAGATGAGCTATATCTTGTTGTCAAACCTCTATTGTGCAAGTGGGCAGTGGAAAGAAGCAGAGATGGTCAGGCAAGCAATGGTGAGTGAAGGGGTTAAAAAGATGCCTGGTTTTAGTTGGATTGAAGTGGATAATCAAATGACAATTTTTGCAGCAGGAAGAGAGCCAAATCCATGGATGGGAAAATTGGATGAGATGATTTCCATTCTTGATTCTGAGATGAGATTCCCACATTATTTTTCTCGTTTGGATGGAATTACCTAA